The genomic segment TTcgtttctttttaattttccttttttcttcttttcatatatttcttctaAACTATCAATACTTATTGCTTCCTTATGTTCTAGGCCTaccaaaatgaaatataaagtaaaataatatgtaatctttttttttttttttttttttctaatataaaACTATCACAAGGAAATTATATACCAACATCGTATCTACAATGAGAGGACATatcacaaataaataaaacacactgtgatatatatatatatatatatatatatagatatatacatagatatggattgatatatatatagatatatacatagatatggattgatatatatatagatatatacatagatatggattgatatatatatatattcatatatcattatattattttttcccaACCTATCTGGTATATGTCCTTAACTAATTGCTTATTAAtgttgttcattttttttttctttttttctcatgAAATTCTAAatgtataacaaaaaaaaaaagatgaaaaaaaattaaataacaggaaagatagaaaaaaaaagaaaaaaaaaaaaaaaaaaaaaaacgaaacCTACAATTTTACCcattcatattttctttccATTAAAAATctatataaaacaataaaaattaaaatatataggcaatctcttttttttcttttttctcaaAAATTGTATCATCATTTGAATGTTATGAttgtgaatatataaatgaacacaaataaaaatgagaaaaaaaaaaaataaaatattctatatatattttttttaaataatgaaatatattatatatatataatatatatatatatatacatatatattgtatagtatgtcatatatatattattattatatacgtatggtcattattataaatatatgttatttatatttattttattattatataatttatatatttataattatattattttatatcattttatatttatttattcgtttaatttttttttttttttttttttttttttttttttgtataattatatgaatatattatttaaattagaTAGAATACAACAAATCTAaaattaaagatatatatatattatatatattataaataaattcttttttttttttctttttttttttttctcttttgctcttttattattttctttttttattctattattataaaatggaaaataaaGCAAAAGAAGAAAACTTGGATAATTTTTTAACACAATTGAATACATTAAATAAGGTAAGACCatttaatacatacatatattcatatattcatattttgatatattaatatattaatatatacattataattttttatataaatatttgtgaTACATATTGAAGTGATGTTATGTTTGTATATGTTATCATTGATCGATtagttaatttatttttactttattttatttttttttctcttgcCAGATTATTACTTCTTTTAAAGAAACGTGTAAGATTTCATCCTACTGTTTTGATAAATGTGTTAGCTATCCAggtacacaaaaaaaaaaaaaaaaaaaaaaaaaaaaatacacaaaatataagtatatagaACGATTATATAATAGcacacatatttatatgaagatttaataaaatttttttatatatatataattatatttcttttttattttagaaaaaagTTTAAgcaatacaaataaaaagtgCATATGGAATTGTACACAAAGATATATTGAAtgtgaatattttataaagaatCGTTCAAAAGATAATCAGAGCTTATCTAATTTTGAATtgattaaaaatatgaatagttCAGAAAATTTAGCTGAACTGAAGaacgataataataaaacagaaaattttgttttaaaagattaaaaataaaaaaggagtcacatataaatatatatatatatatatatatttatttatttatacaccCCCATgtgtgttatttttttttttgtttatatgattttattCTTTCCTTAATATTTACTCCTTTATTTTGATAATGGATGAAAATAAGTACTTCaaagaaaattttatttatgtcgatgtagaaaaagaaaaagaggaaaagaaaaaagtttatgtagaatatataaaaagatgcTTTAATTATTTACTTAGACAAGATgataatttcattttatttaccttaaaaaaaaatgtctcTCTGTTGTCCtactttttttcatatttattaaagtCAGATCGAAATTATGACCATCCATTTGAATTATTAggtgatgataaaaaatataatgcaGAATTAAATTTGtgtattttaaatttttatttaaaattagtagatatttatttaaataaaaacatgtgtgatgttttgtttttaaagaatgtttttataaaaatacatatcatgatggatattattatgatgtgtTATACtgtagataaaaaaaataaaaggattaaaacatatatatataatatttataataaaacacaatttaattgtttttatatttttaaatatattaagcatctatatgaagaattaaaaaatatgaaaaaaaaattagagcATTATATAacgtataaaaataagataaCACAATATATCGTTCAATTAAATGAATTACTTTTTACCATATATTGtttttgtaaattttttaaaaaatatcattACTTTGatataaaggaaaataaattatcCAACGAATTAATTATCGtaaaattaatgatataCACTGATGATAAAAACAATATTGACGACGACAGGAACAATCATACATCTCAGGATATGTTGTTAAAGGGAGATACatcatttctttatatttttattcaaacATATGTTGAAATGGTaataacaaaagaaaaaaaaaaaaaaaaaaaaaaaaaaaaatgagtaaagcataaaaattaaaattgtaatgaacatattatatatgtattgtatatatgtattgtatatatgtattgtatatgtgtattatatatatgtattgtatatatgtattgtatatatgtattatatatatgtattgtatatgtgtattatatatatgtattgtatatatgtattatatatatgtattatatatatgtgttatatatatgtattatatatatatatatatatatacatgtttatttcctttttgtaACCTATTCCATCACCACTTCTATATTAGATTAATCATGTTTATGATAGCCAATTGAATGATGGTCATATGAaggatattttatttctaagGTACcgatatatgtgtattttaaacattctaataaaatataatttaaaatatggtGATAGTAAAAACAGTGTATTTTACTTTTCGCTTATTGTGGATATGTTAAAAGAGAAAAgcaataaaacaaatatacaattcataaaaaatgaCATACAATTATGTAATTGGTTGTTtcttgataaatatatattagaagaaaatgtaattgatctctattttttttcttatataaataattttatgaatttaaaaaacaaaaaacaagTCGAACAAATTATtcataagaaatataaaaatgaaatcgatcaaataaaagaaataacaaatgtaaacaataataattttattttaaaaattttaaaaaaatataattttaacatATCTCAATCgatagaatatatttttatgaaccAACTTAACCAggataataatcaaaatgatgaaaagagtgatgatgataatgatgaagataataatgatgaagataataatgatgaagataataataatgatgaagataataataatgatgatgataataataatgatgatgataataataatgatgataataataatgcgCAAAACGTACAACATactgataatatattttataagaaaaaaatgaataaaattttaCCAGGAAACGAAAAATACAATAACATAGATAAGGATATTAATGAAGATATATtagatatgaaaaataaaaaattaaataatgtgattgaattattaaaaaaacgcaatataataaaaagtacacaaaaaaagaaaacacataaatataaatatataaataatacattagatgaagagaataaaaataaaatacttaACATAAGTGAATCATCAAGCAATGATGAAGAATCATCAGATATGTCTTTAGATAATTTTAGAAACGAAATTATTAATTCAAGTAAGTATAGAAAAAATGAAGTACAAcaagatgaagaaaatgaacaaCCTGCTAATATTAAGAAAGGAGAGAACACTcaattatatgaaaagaatCCCTTATCGTTTAAAAGTAGCAGAAATAATTTAAAcactataaaaaatataaaggatGAACACAATATACAATCGggtaacataaaaataaataaataaataaatatatacatatatatatatgtttttttttttttttttttttttttttttttcctttcccTTTTTAGATAACAAGAAacgatattattataaaaaaacgGTTAATAAGGGGCGATCTCATAGaaataagtaaaaaaaaataataataaataaataaataaataaataaataaataaataaccatacacataattttataaagtatatattattcaatatatatatatatatatatatatatatatatatatatatatatattatatatatataatttcctttatatgttatttttaatatttttatagtttTGACAAAAAGATGAGCAAAGGGatgttttgaaaaaaataaaaaggaacgTCTAtagttaatttattttattatttattttttattttttttttttgtatttaaatatctagctaattttttattataggcttataaaaaaattatgaaaaatatttaaatatctcattttattatagcattttattattcacttttattaatattttaaaacataaaagCGGCTAAAAAATGCAGTACCCCAAAACAATGttgttttaaaaatgaataaataaatataaataaatatgatatatatataatatatatatatataatttattattcattttaccCTATACAAATGTGTTTGAATTGTTTTAAAACATTAAACTTCttcattattctttttattaaaaatatatcatatatattatatatatatatatatatatatatatatatatgtgctcattttttttacatttactATTATGTTAAACTTTATATTaggtttatatttttcacatacaaaaaataagtaaataaataaataaataaatatatatatatatatatttaaacatgTTTGCCTTAATACAATAAAATTAAtcacataaataatatatatcttcatttttattgcatatattactttaaatatatgtaaacatatgaaatctttaaaaaaaaaaaaaaaaggtatatatatttataatataaataaatgtatatatatatatatatatattttttttttttttttttttttttttatcaaattGTACATATACAAAGGTGATCATTTTGTATAagatacaaaaataataatactaatcGTACGCATATTTTTCAAAccaagaaatattaaaagattataaatatatgtacataaatatattatatatatataatatatatatatatatatatatatatatatatatttatatatataatattataacaattatttctttttcatttttaatctTATGTAAGTAGTAGTATCTTCATTAAATCACTTAACATATTCATTATCatctctttttatattatcacctTTTCTGAATAAATCTATATGTTTTTTCAAAgtgatattatttaaatttagtTGTTCATTTTCCGAAATAAGTATATCATAAGAATGCTGAATTTTATCTATATGCTGTTTATAAttgtaattaatatttttataatagataattaatttaaataataatgttctTTCATCTAATAATTCTTTGAATTTATCATACAAAGatgatatatctttattttctataattttttttttatatttttttaaaattttttcttttttgtttttttgacAACTAGCATTTTCATGTagcattttatttatacactGTGAATTTTGTTCAAAGaactttttttcttcttcagaTAAATCATTAGTTGGATTCTCAATCATAttgttaaatattttattaaaattttgtaCAAAATCATCTTGatcataattaatatttccaTGTGTTtcattcttttcattattattattttgtatattatttcccGTTTTATCATCCACTTTTTCCGTTTCATAACTTAGactttttttcataaatgtCTGTGATGTTTTTTTTAGAATATTAGATACTTTATCATAACTTTTATGTAAATAGGATTGTAACATtaatgtatttaattttactttataattaatatcatttttttttacatctGCTTTCATATCCTTTTCTTCACCTATACTCTCAACACTACTTCTTCTAGACAccatgttatttttttcatcactCTCATATAACGTGTGAAATTCAATATCCTTTTTTCTTCCATCACATATGGGACTTTTTGATgtattcttctttttatgtCTAGGAttacttttttcattattcttTGGGCTTAAACGGTTTTTCACATTATCATCAACATTATTGTCAACATTATCATCAACATTATTACCAACATTATCTTCTACATTATCGTCAACATTATTACCAACATTATCTTCTACATTATCGTCAACATTATCTTCCACATTATTACCCGCTCtaccattttgtatatattttttttttttagttttcctcttttttatttccgCGTAACTATTATAAGGATGTCCTTCCTCTACTTTTACATTcatattgtatttttattttataatttaaaaaatttttaattatatactcTCAGAacaaatatttgtatatgtaaaaaaaaaaaaaaaaaaaaaaaaaaaaaggatggATGGAATGaaacaatatatatcaatCCAAATATCGACAACACAACaacaaaaagaagaaaaaaaaaataaaaaataaataaataaaataaatacacaaatatattatatatatatatacttacattttatattaacaaattattaaatCACAATATCCAAAAGAATAGCATGTAGAAtttttaaaagtaaaaaaattatttatgcttttaaatattcaacatttaaataatgtttttaccagttaaaatatatatacatataaaattatggacatttttttttttttattttaactgattttataatttttttttttttaaattttttatttccttcaTTGGAAAAGTACACAATATTGTCGTTTATTttgcatatattaaaagaataaaaaaaaaaaaaaaaaaaaaaaaaaaaatacacaaatgtattatatatatatatatatatatatatgtatgtatgtatgtatgtaggACAGACttggaattttttttttttcttaatttaaggtataaaaaattattttagaaaaaaaaaaagaaaagagatTTTAATGTGATTCTTCCTatgatgtatatataatatatttataaaaactaTAAAATTGATGTGatacttttataatatttttttgtaaatttaaaaaaaaataaaatatatatttaatatatatatatatatataaatatattacgcttaaaaattatttgttgtttattttttatatatgttaataaaaaaggaaacatCTCTCAATAagatatatgttcatataaatattatatttaaaaaagaaatataaaacaaaatgaattgaaatagaaatattacattgtttaaaaaatttatataaatgattataaaactaaaaaaaaaaaaattaatatatatatgtccatATATATGTCCATATTTCCAcacacatattatttttatattttgttctttattttattgtacTTTTAAAATTCctttacataattattaacatatatatgtaaatgtaTTTTTCTCAGTGTTCGTTTTCCTAATTTCTAAATATCTTGTTAATATTCTTCTTTTAGAATGTCCATAAAAAGGCTCATATCAAGTGACCATAAAAAAGATAAGCAGAAGAAAGACCTGTCATAATactcaaaaatatataaggatTAAATGTCATTACAATTagcattaataaataatctaTGGTATAatgtaaaaatgataaaaatccATAATTAACATTTTGACAAGGACTCATGTTAACATAAGACCCGTCCCCCCCATCAGCAACTTTCTGTACATTATGATGAagccttttttttaatactttaATATATACTGAAAAAAAACCCATTATTATAcacaaaatattacaaaatataaattgatATCTATTCTTTACTTGAAATATGTcaaataacatttttatattttcattatttgaaaaatacaTAGGTAACATAACTCCATCGTCATTTTTTGAATGACAACAACTGCTGCTCACAAAATCGAAAGTGAAGGTCAGGCAAAA from the Plasmodium falciparum 3D7 genome assembly, chromosome: 14 genome contains:
- a CDS encoding mitochondrial import inner membrane translocase subunit TIM8, putative: MENKAKEENLDNFLTQLNTLNKIITSFKETCKISSYCFDKCVSYPEKSLSNTNKKCIWNCTQRYIECEYFIKNRSKDNQSLSNFELIKNMNSSENLAELKNDNNKTENFVLKD
- a CDS encoding copper transporter, putative, giving the protein MQNIYKSYLKYYTLAIFCLTFTFDFVSSSCCHSKNDDGVMLPMYFSNNENIKMLFDIFQVKNRYQFIFCNILCIIMGFFSVYIKVLKKRLHHNVQKVADGGDGSYVNMSPCQNVNYGFLSFLHYTIDYLLMLIVMTFNPYIFLSIMTGLSSAYLFYGHLI